The following proteins are co-located in the Megalops cyprinoides isolate fMegCyp1 chromosome 15, fMegCyp1.pri, whole genome shotgun sequence genome:
- the abch1 gene encoding ABC transporter G family member 23 isoform X1 codes for MDERGRERRMRTDPEALSSVSCGDSAIRCRDVCRSYGKLKVLNSLNLTVPQGHIYGLLGPSGCGKTTLLKCIVGTLKISRGHITVLGKPPAFPGHEVPGKMVGYMPQDLALYNEFTISDTLWFYGRIHGLSSKDTQSRMDFLIEFLDLPQKSSLVRNLSGGQRRRVSLGAALLQNPQLLILDEPTVGVDPVLRAKIWQHLVEIVKGGQVSVIITTHYIEEARQANVVGLMRNGSLLAEAPPDEVMKQHNAATLESAFLQLCESSDQTVSKPNGSPDDRHKEGSQSSESCKDESQPILSPGSRPGSDEPKLTADWKVRARHVLPKWRNIAALMIKTMVRMKRLPGFLCFQFLLPVIQISLMCLCIGGDPRGIQVAVVNNETSETSLSRSLLSFLDNSSVEQVVLPHSEAFAGIRDGQYWGVLEFGKNFSSYLMKRMLQSRVSREVVDGGSVHVWLDLTNRQIALMLQKKLQEAFEAFVQNKLGSRSYLVSLPIKIEEPIYGSKNTDFTTFVTPGAVLSITFYLAVGLTALSFVLERKEGLLDRCWVAGVSSLETMLAHLFSQLFVISVQILLMLLFILLVFKIPNEGSLALVIALIVLQGVTGISFGLVISAAIDDEQSANQAALGIFYPNLIISGIIWPVECIPYPLRYLSLALPQTYASEALRCIMYRGWDLSRMMVWRGFAVTLGWNTFFLILATVILKLRT; via the exons ATGGATGAGCGG ggcagagagaggaggatgaggactgACCCGGAAGCGCTCTCCTCTGTGAGCTGCGGGGATTCGGCCATCAGGTGCCGGGACGTGTGCCGGTCCTACGGCAAGCTGAAGGTCCTGAACAGCCTGAACCTGACGGTCCCCCAGGGGCACAT TTATGGCCTGTTGGGTCCGAGTGGCTGTGGGAAGACCACACtcctgaaatgcattgtgggaacacTGAAGATCTCACGGGGGCACATCACAGTTTTGGGGAAACCCCCTGCTTTCCCAGGGCATGAGGTCCCGGGAAAAATGGTGGGGTATATGCCACAG GACCTGGCCTTGTACAATGAGTTCACCATCAGTGACACGCTGTGGTTCTACGGCCGGATCCACGGGCTCTCCTCCAAAGACACTCAGTCCCGTATGGATTTCCTCATTGAGTTCCTGGACCTGCCTCAGAAGTCCAGCCTGGTGAGGAATCTCAG tggaggacagaggaggCGAGTGTCGCTGGGCGCCGCTCTGCTGCAGAACCCACAGCTGCTCATCCTGGACGAGCCCACAGTGGGAGTGGACCCTGTACTGCGCGCCAA GATTTGGCAGCACCTGGTTGAGATTGTGAAAGGTGGACAGGTGTCCGTCATCATCACCACACACTACATCGAGGAGGCCAGGCAAGCCAACGTG gtgGGTTTGATGCGGAATGGTAGCCTGCTGGCGGAGGCCCCCCCGGATGAGGTCATGAAGCAGCACAATGCAGCG ACGTTGGAGAGTGCCTTCCTGCAGCTGTGCGAGTCGTCGGATCAGACCGTGTCCAAGCCCAACGGCAGCCCAGACGACCGACACAAGGAGGGCAGCCAATCATCTGAGAGCTGCAAGGATGAGAGCCAGCCCATTCTGAGCCCGGGGTCCAGACCAGGCTCGGATGAGCCCAAACTCACAG cGGACTGGAAAGTGCGGGCACGGCACGTGCTGCCGAAATGGCGGAACATCGCGGCTCTGATGATAAAGACCATGGTGCGGATGAAGAGGCTGccagg CTTCCTGTGCTTCCAGTTCCTGCTGCCGGTGATCCAGATCTCTCTGATGTGCCTCTGCATCGGGGGCGATCCCCGCGGCATTCAGGTGGCCGTGGTCAACAACGAGACCAGCGAGACCTCACTGAGCCGATCGCTGCTCTCCTTCCTGGACAACTCCAGCGTGGAGCAG GTTGTGCTACCACACTCTGAGGCGTTTGCTGGGATCCGAGACGGCCAGTACTGGGGAGTTTTAGAATTCGGGAAGAACTTCTCCAGCTATCTCATGAAGAG AATGCTACAGAGCAGAGTTTCTCGGGAGGTAGTGGATGGGGGATCTGTACATGTCTGGCTTGACCTGACCA atcGACAAATTGCTCTAATGCTCCAGAAAAAGCTTCAAGAAGCATTTGAG GCCTTTGTTCAGAATAAACTGGGATCCAGGTCTTACCTGGTCTCGCTGCCCATAAAG ATTGAAGAGCCCATATATGGCAGTAAGAACACTGACTTCACCACCTTCGTGACCCCGGGAGCAGTTCTGAG caTCACCTTCTACCTGGCGGTGGGCCTGACCGCTCTGTCCTTCGTcctggagaggaaggaggggctGCTGGACAGGTGCTGGGTGGCAG GTGTGAGCTCTCTGGAGACCATGCTGGCCCACCTCTTCTCCCAGCTCTTCGTCATCAGCGTCCAGATCCTGCTGATGCTGCTCTTCATCCTCCTCGTCTTCAAG atCCCAAACGAGGGCTCGCTGGCCCTCGTCATCGCACTGATCGTCCTGCAGGGTGTGACGGGCATCTCCTTTGGCCTGGTCATCTCTGCCGCCATTGACGATGAGCAGTCAGCCAATCAGGCAGCCCTCGGCATCTTCTACCCCAACCTCATCATCAGCG
- the LOC118790144 gene encoding galectin-related protein-like, giving the protein MAVASTEKDGIKHTEDGHLNNSCSNPGLISPDKEDVSRLLTVPFSGRIRGGMRPGKKIIVMGIVDIEPESFDISLTCGRGAEEEPPADVALELCARFADRQFLRRARVSGRWGEEEASIPYFPFIQDQPFRIEIHCEHQRFRVFVDGHQLFDFYHRVASLPAIDTVRIRGSLQITKLG; this is encoded by the exons ATGGCGGTGGCGAGCACGGAAAAAGACGGAATA AAGCATACCGAAGATGGGCATTTGAACAATTCGTGCAGTAACCCTGGTCTGATATCCCCCGACAAAGAGGACGTTTCACGGCTGCTG ACTGTCCCTTTCAGCGGCCGAATCAGAGGCGGGATGCGGCCGGGGAAGAAGATCATCGTGATGGGGATTGTGGACATTGAGCCTGAAAG TTTTGACATCAGCCTGACGTGCGGACGCGGCGCGGAGGAGGAGCCGCCGGCAGACGTGGCCCTGGAGCTCTGCGCCCGATTCGCAGACCGGCAGTTCCTGCGCAGGGCGCGCGTCTCGGGGAGGTGGGGCGAGGAAGAGGCGTCCATCCCCTACTTCCCCTTCATCCAGGACCAGCCTTTTAGG ATTGAGATCCACTGCGAGCACCAGCGGTTCCGAGTGTTTGTGGACGGGCACCAGCTCTTTGACTTCTACCACCGGGTGGCCTCCCTGCCGGCCATTGACACCGTCCGGATACGCGGGAGCCTGCAGATCACCAAGCTGGGTTAG